The following are encoded in a window of Paraburkholderia sp. HP33-1 genomic DNA:
- the ugpQ gene encoding glycerophosphodiester phosphodiesterase, protein MDRGISAQWPYPRLVAHRCGGTLAPENTLAGFDACVRYGYRMVEFDAKLSADNALFLLHDDELDRTTNGHGPAATHTWQELSVLDAGAWRGAEFAGTRLPTLADAAQRCARDGIAANIEIKPCPGREVITGTLVAQGALALWQGQTPPLLSSFSFDALAAARAAAPSLPRGMLFEQVPADWLDIVRELDCVSLHASHRYLSEPLVAQIRAAGLRVLAYTVNDPARARLLEQWGVDMICTDRIDLLA, encoded by the coding sequence ATCTCCGCGCAATGGCCTTATCCGCGGCTCGTCGCGCATCGCTGCGGCGGCACGCTCGCGCCGGAAAACACATTGGCCGGTTTCGACGCCTGCGTGCGCTACGGCTATCGCATGGTCGAATTCGACGCGAAGCTGTCCGCCGACAACGCGCTGTTCCTGCTGCACGACGACGAGCTCGATCGCACGACCAACGGCCACGGGCCGGCGGCCACCCACACATGGCAGGAACTCTCCGTTCTCGATGCCGGCGCGTGGCGCGGCGCTGAGTTCGCCGGCACGCGACTGCCGACGCTGGCCGACGCAGCGCAACGTTGCGCGCGCGACGGCATCGCCGCGAACATCGAGATCAAGCCGTGTCCGGGCCGCGAAGTCATAACCGGCACCCTGGTCGCCCAAGGCGCGCTCGCGCTGTGGCAAGGGCAGACACCGCCGCTGCTGTCGTCGTTCTCGTTCGACGCGCTCGCCGCCGCGCGTGCTGCCGCGCCGTCGCTGCCGCGCGGCATGCTGTTCGAGCAGGTGCCTGCGGACTGGCTGGACATCGTGCGCGAACTCGACTGCGTCTCGCTGCACGCGAGTCACCGTTATCTGAGCGAGCCGCTGGTCGCGCAGATCCGTGCGGCCGGGCTGCGGGTGCTCGCCTACACGGTGAACGACCCGGCGCGCGCGCGATTGCTCGAACAATGGGGCGTCGACATGATCTGCACGGATCGGATCGATCTGTTGGCGTGA